Below is a window of Lagenorhynchus albirostris chromosome 11, mLagAlb1.1, whole genome shotgun sequence DNA.
AGGAGGCCTCTGACAGCTTCCTAGAAGTTGTGAGTatgactaaaaaacaaaaaacgttaAAGGCAGGGATCTCCAAATGCTACCGCAGTATGTGGAATTCAGACGCAGGAGGACTAACCTTTCTGGCAAGCCTGTACCAACAGCCCTACTGAGAAGCATCCTGGTCAGTACAACCCTGCCCTTCGTAAGAACCCCCTGCTTACCTGCAGGTCATCATAGAGGCTGCCACTCAGGTACATGTCCCGAAGTGGCATGTCAGGCAACTTGGCCCGCAGGAAGCTCCGGAGCTCGGCACATATGTCCACGGCAGCTTGCTTGGCCCGAGCCTGCTCGCCAGCAGGGATGGCCGCCCGGTTCCGGTAGTAAGTAAGAAGTTTCTCCTGCAGGGACATGCGGAGTCGTGACTTCTTCAAGTCTACCTGGCCCTTCCTGGCCAATGGCTTGGGCCGGGGCGGGCAGAATGTATCTGCCAAGGCAAGAGAGAGAGGCACGTGAGCTCTTCCCGTGCTTGCTCATCCACGGCTGCCTCAGCCCCAAAGGAGACGGGCTTGGCATAAAAggctagcatggtgcctggcacgtaTGTCCCTAAGAAATGTGTTGAATGCATGAGTAGCACTGAGAGCCCCGAGGTCAGTCCCAGAAGGGGTACCAGCCTTCCTCACCTGTGTCAAAGGCCGAGGAGCCTGTGGGAAGGGCCTGTAGGGACCTGCTCAGGCCTGTCTTCATGTCCTTGTTGAGCAATCGGGGGGAGCCCATCCAGTTTGGTTCTTCCCAGCTCCTTTTCCCTGAATGGCTCAGGCGGGTGGGGCTGGTAGGGGCACTGATTGCCCTATCATACATCTGAAACAGCAGAGAGGACCCAGCACATGACCTTCTTTCCTGTTTCCCTCCTTCCCAGCAGCTTTGTCTTCATGAGTTCAGCTACTATTTTTcaataactttgttttattctAGATTATGGAATACTTTGCTCCACACAGAAAATCTCAGGAAATACTAAATGATATAAATAAGAAACAGATTTATCCATAATGTCATAACCCAGAGATAATggttaatattttggtatatttctttctgaaaatatatatttgtgtaattaGGATCCTCCTCTATATATACttttgaaaactgattttttttacgTATCATTTTTATCACTCCCCCATATCACTAAAAATGAATCAGTGTTGAACATTATGGTACAATTTCTAACTATACAACACTGTACTTTATGAATGTACTGTAATGTCAAACACTGGTCCATTTAACAAATACATCACTGAATggctgctctgtgccaggagctgttcTAGGTGCACAGAATAAAGCAGTAACCCAAAGAGACCCaatccctgccctcgtggagtgTGCAGTTTAGCAGAGGGATACAGGCAATACATAATCCAAGCTAAACCATGCAGATATAGGTGTTAAGGAAAGTAAAGTAGGaaggagaaataggaaaaatgtgTGGTGGGAGTCCTGCTATTTTAAACAAGGTAGTCAAGGAAGGCTATTTTGATTATTTGCAATTTTTCACTCGCTGGgataaactttttatttgtatCTCCAACAGTTTCTTTAGGGCGGAGTCCTAAGAAGCAGATTTACTGAATCCTCTTAAGGTCTCGTCTAATAATGCCAAATTACCAAGTTACATTTCCATTAGCAGTAGCAAAGTCTTATTCTAAGTCAGCTCCACTCGGCAGCCTCACCACCTCTCCAACCCCTGGCTGAGTGTACTTACCCGCTTAACCGCCAGTGTAGCAATGCCCAGCATGGCtgctccacccacccccagcaccaGCCGAGCATTGGAGAGCACAAAATCAATGGCCGTCCCGATGCCATTATCATCCTTCTTGCTTTTGCGCTCACCAGCGCCTGCCATTGCTCACCTGAGAAGGAAGGCAGAACACAGCCATCACCACCTTGGACCTTGGGAAgcagccctcctcctccctcccccatcaggCCAGTCCCCAACAATTTCAGGGTACTCTGTGAGTTCCAGGAACCCAAATCCTCTGGCCTCTAGCACTCCATGTTCTAGGGTCAGGAGGGAGGTATCGTGTCCCTTGATGTAAGGGATGCAAGGCAGAGGAAATGATCATGCTAGTCATGGGAAAGCCTCCCCACCAATCTATTGAGATTACAGAGAGCAATAATAAGCTCATCGTCAACCCTTTCTCGTATGAGAGTGAAGTACCCCGCCCCCACGCAATACCACCCTCCGGACCCCTTCCCAACGTTACAATGCAGATCATATTTTGATCCTCTGACCACTGCTTATGGAAGGTTAGACCTGAGAAGGTGTAAATTAATTAGAGACCCATCTAATCCCATCACATCACTTCACATGTAGGGAGGTGACTTGCCAGAGGTCCCAGAGAAAAGGAATGACAAAGCCATATGCAAAACTCAGGCCGCCTCTCAACTCCTAGCATGACGGTTTTTCTACTGTATCATGTTTCCCCTTACCCAAGTCAAACTGTTCCTATTCTATGTATTTTCTgcgaaaaataataacaacaacaacacagaCTAAATACCCTGGCACACGGAGACAAAACTACAAGTCCACATGTGAGAAAGATCCAAAGAAGAGAACTCTGTGGACAGGCCCACTTGACAAATGCTTTGTTTCTTGGGGCAAGTGTGCAGGGGCACCACAAGAAGCTCAGGTGAGCCTGGCACTGTGACAGAGACTGAGAATAAACAAAACGGTCACTGCAGACTCAGCTGTtaactggaaaacaaaatatCCACCTGCTCAAGTGTGCTTggaaaatgaactaaaaatgtGGTCACCTAAGCGGAGATCAGGGCACAAGGCAGAAGAGGCTGGCCTCTGTACAGTGCTGGAGCGAGGCGAGCACACCTTTGCTCCCTGGCAACGACGGGGTCATCCTGACTGAAGTTCCCCTGGTCTCCCAGTAAGCGCACTTCCCATGCAGTTAGAACCCTGGGCCTGACCCAGATAAAGGATGGCAAAGTGGCTCAAATCTGAGCACTGCTTTTAACACTGCTACCCCTCCTACCTCCCGTGTCCTGTACGCAGGGAACCACGTAGGGAAAAACAGTTGTTTACCATTCACCAATATACCTAGAACGGGAGGACAGAGAGGGACAAGATCACTGGTGCATCTTCCAGTGCGAAGTAGCATTCTTTCTAATACCCTTACAACTGGGTATTACTAGTGTCGCATGTCATGCCCCTGGCCTCCCCTGTCAACAAGAGAGAAATATTTCTGCCTCTACTTATTCCAGCAATTGAGTTAACTAAGAGTCGCTGTCGatcccaaaattattttttcccaactAGAGTTCACAACCATGGCACTTTCCTCTTCTCCACCTTTTACCTTCGACAGGAGCTTCAGGTTTAGGGACGTAATGAGAAACTGCTTGGCTCAATGAAATATACTCCCACTTCAGATGCACAGAGCAAACAAGGCTGACGAGAAGAGTTAAACTCTGCATTTACAGGTGGGGTCAGGCAAGAACTCTAGTCATCCTCCCTCCAGTGGCCACTGAGACAGAGATGGGACATAAACTCATCTGAGGCAGAGTAATCCAATCAGGACAAAGGTGATCATTACACAGTTCCCAATACAAAACCATGGCTACcgttttattgcttttaaaacaaaagaacctTTAGAGATGTATTTACAATAGGGAGGACCACCCTCTAAATCAGGGGACCCCAACCCCCCGGCCGGTAGTGGTCCACAGccttaggaaccaggccacacagcagaaggtgggtggtgggtgaggaaaagcttcatctgccgctccccgttGCTCCCATCACCGCCTGAGCCATCAtcatcccccgcccccgcccgggcccggggaaaaattgtcttccaaccggtccctggtgccaaaaaggttggggaccctGCTCTAAATGATCCTTGCATGTGATGCAGCAGAGCAAGAAGGGCACATTCTCCCTCCACGCAGAAGCCGGAAGGAGCCTCTCTGGCTCCTTGGCCCCTCGGCCCCTCTGAGCCTGGGTTTTAGAGTCGGAAATCTTGAGACTGAGTACTTGCCTTTGAGCCCTGACTAATTAGCTGGGTGCCCTCAAATGAGTTAACCCCTCAGCTATGTAATGGGGAGAATGATGCCTGCATGGCCTAAATCATAGGGTTGTAGTGAGGAAAACATATCTACTAAAATACCGTATGTGAACACTTTATACACCGTAAAAGGACTCTACAAATGTGGGCCATCATTAAGTCTTTTAAGATCTCCATCCACAGGACAAAAGGTCAGCTTCCAGAAGGCAGTCAGCAATCCAGACTGTCCTGTGAGTTACATCTTACCTtctgagactgagccaggaatGGCCTATGAAACCCAAGCTGATGCTATCCTGGGCTTGAGACCAAAACTATGAAGTTGAGCAAGCTTGGGAAAAGGCTTTTCTACTCTAGTGCAATATACTCCCCGCCCCACCCAAGGACCAGGTGATGTCAAAGATCTGGTGACCTGGAAGAGGAAAGAACACCCACAGCTCCCACAGGGAGATCAAAGTTTCTATTCTAAAACTGAACTCAATCTGTTCCAGTTGAAACTACTTAACCACAGTCTACCCTCCATTCAGGCTCTGCCGCACTACCTGGGAGCCTGCAGGAGGTGGGAGCTCTGCCTGGCAAGGAGAAGGGCCTGGAGGAGCCCTGTTGTTTAATGCGTTTAGTtccagttttacaagatgaaaaagttctggagatctctTGTGCAACAATATGAatatcctttttttgttgtttttaattaatttatttttggctgcgttgggtcttcgttgctgcgcgcaagctttctctagttgtggcgagcgggggctactctgttttgtggtgcgcaggcttctcattgctgtggcttcccttgttgcggagcatgggctccaggcgcgcaggcttcagcagttgtggcacgtggtctcaagagttgtggctcgcgggctttagagcacaggctcagtagctgtggcgcacgggcttagttgctccgtggcatgtgggatcttcccggaccagggctcgaacccgtgttccctgcattggcaggtggattcttaaccactgcgccaccagggaagtccccacaatatGAATATtcttaacaccactgaactgtacacttacaaacagttaaaatattgaaaaaaaaaaaaagaggaggcagAACACTgacctggtgggcagggctgaggaTGGGGAATGTGAACTCTAGGAACATCTCAGACAAGCTGTTTAACCTGTCTCCTTAGATACAAAAGTGGGAATAGAAATACTCATCACCCCATTACAGTGGGAATGATGAGTAATGGAGGCCCTGTATCTTCCTAGGATGACAGCACAGAACTGTGAAAATTCCAACTTATTCTCCTTGAAAAGGGCATATGACTTAAACGTCTGGCTTGAGTACacttgagaagagctaacatatACTGAGCGTGTACCGTGTGCTGGGCATTTTACACCTATTAGTTCCCTTAGTTCCAACAATCCCATGAGATCAGTCACATTGTTACCTCCAacttacacatgaagaaactgaggcagaggtaGAGTGATGGCCCAAGGTCACCGTGTCAGAAAGTTGTGCAGCCAAGAGTTGAACCTGGAGCTCACAGGGCTGGGGAGTAGCTTACAAGTAGCCTGCAGCCCCTCCTCGTACACGTCTCCTCTCTGCTAACCACTCGGACTCGGCCGTATGCTTCCCAGGGGCATTTTGGCTCAttccctgctgtgtcctcagggcCAGCAGTATTTGACACATAGCAAATATCTGTCGCATGACTGAGCTACTGATTCTATGGCTTTCTTTTTCCTGGGCGGGCAGTGAGGAGGTGGTAGCAGCACCTGTAACCCAACTCAGTCAAGATACTAGGAACACAAAGCCTTCAGTGTTCACTTCCACTCTCCCTGGGCAGGCAGGCCCTTGTGggcatcatctctcacctggccCTTTACTCCCCAAGCCAGTCTGCCCAGCAACCTGAGTGGCCGAGGAGGCCCCAAAGCCATTACGCCAGGCTCCTCCTCCTGCTTTCCCTCTGTTAAAGACAGCGCCACCCACCCAGCTGGCATGGCTAACACCTCCCGGTCATCGCTcgctcccctctcctcctgctgCAGCCCGCGTCCGCCTGGTGAAGTCCGCTGCTGCGCACAGTGTGCTCACGGGCCACCCGGCCGCCACAGTCCCTCCAGCTCACCTGGTCGGAGCCGCGGCCTCTGGTATCCCCCACCAATGTATTCTCCATGCCGCCACTGCCACGATCCCTCATCCACGCCATTCCCCTGCTGACAAAGCTCTGATGGTCTCCCTCTGTCAGATATCACAACCTCCTCAACAGGGGATTCGATGTCCTTCCAGACCTGGTCCAGCCTCAACTCTGGTCACCTGCCTTACAGGTGCACCACTTGAGCCACTCTGGACTCGGGTTTCCAGACTATAAAATGTGGTAGTCTCTGTTTCAAACTCCACACTTGCTTATTGCCCGTCTGCCCGGCAAGCTTCTATTTCTCACTTGAGGCAGACCTCAAATGTCCTCTTTTCTATAGCCACCTGTGATTCCTCCACTGCCACCCCGCCCCCAAGGCACAGTTTTGGCATCATCCCTGTCTCCAAGCTCTTTACCTGACCTCTAGCACAGAGCTGTTCACCCTGGAATTACCTCCCGTCGATCTCCACATGAGACCCGTCCCTTGATGGGCCACGTCATTCACCTCAACCTCAGAGCCTACCAGAATGCCGGGGCCAGAGAAGGCCCTCTGGGAAGTTGCTGAATTAAATACAATCATTTGGTTACAGTGGGACTATCACACTGGCATGGGAACTAAATAGAACTAACATACCACTGGCCAAGAACCATTCCAAGTACTTTGTGtgcattatctctttttttcttttttggccgcgccgtgcGGCCCTCAGGATCTTAGtacccagaccagggactgaacctgggccctcagcagtgaaagcgcagagtcctaaccactggaccgcctgggaattcccgagttgtctcatttaattcttgcaaTAAGCTGaagaggtaggtactgttattttacaaatgagggaatgGAGGCCTAGACAGATTTAGTGATTTACTGTAAATCCCACAGTTGTTAGTAGCAGTGTCAGGAAGGCACCGTCCTCCGAGGTCTGTACACTGTGCTTGCTTTAGAGACTGTTGCAACAGAGTCTAGTTATGTTTGGGGAAACATGATCTTGCCCTCAATAGAAGTGAATCTACCAAAGAATGAGGCAGCCAGGAACTGAGCTCTAATAGTTTTAACCAATGTGTTTTCTAgcattttcatatgtaaaatgttttatgaaaCAAAATGGTCTCCTGGTGGGGCCTGAAACTCAgggccttttttttcttaacaagggAACATACTGCTGTTAATATGTTTGTATTTCCTCCATTGATTTATGACTAAAGGACTCTGGTCACTAAAGGAAAGGTTCTCCCTCTCCTGGACCCCTGCAACAGAAAAAATGAAACCTACAGGAACAAGGGCCTACCTACCTGAGGCTTCTTACCGCATCTGTGAGGTGGCAGTGGGAGAGAGGCAGGCGTGTCTATGGAAGGCACTTTTGTCCTCTTTCCCTTGGAATGAGgatgggaggggaaaggagaggattCTAAATAATCCCTCCCAGTTTGCTGTGGAGGAATACCAGGCCCTTTTCCAGCTGCCTCTCCCGGGCCTCAGGATCCTCTAGCTTCTGATTTTTCCGGAACTCACGGCGGATGGAGGCAAAGTAGAAGTCTCGATCAGTGTAGCGAAGCTCTCGGCCTTGGCGCAGCAGAGCCCGGTAGAGACTCAGCACCGCCTCTCGGCTCCATGGGGCCATGGGGGACTGACAGGGGCTGGGCGTCAGGCTATatgcagaagggaagaaagagaagccTAGAATCAGAATTAATGATGGAAGGGCCTGTGGAGATTATCTAATTCAGCAGTTCTTAATCTAGGTCTTAGAGACCCCCCCCAGGTCACAATATGACttagtggcagggctgggactgtATCCCAGCCTACCGACTCCTGCTTGTGGGAAACCACCAGTTACGCTGAAAGGCCAGGGCTTGGAAGCTGGGCTGTGTgcttgaatcttggctctgccacttatctGCCACATAGCTTGGGGCAAagtacataacctctctgagcatcagctTCCTCACTCTTAAAATACAGATAATGCTATCTACGTTTACATACTGCTATGTGTCAATATGACATATGCTAACAGTACTTACCACATCGGGTTATTTTGAGAATTGCCTGAGATATCACTTGTAAAGCACCTGTAACTGAAGTTCACCACAAGGGGTGGTCTAGAGCCGTTGGAGACGAGGGGTCTCGGTCATACTTGAATCCTGGCACCACCGCTTATGAGCTCATTcattaccttgggcaagtttcttaacctctctgggcttaccttagttcctcatctgtaaaacgagttttaaaattgtattttccatatggtttatatGAGGATTAAATGCGTTAATGTATGTAAACGTGGTTAGAATAGCACTCGGCATATACTAAGCAGTCTATCAGGGACAGGTGTCAATATTATTAATGCTACCTACCCTCGtttgtaagtgctcagtaagtattagaTACACATAAACTGTCACCATCTTCCTTCTGTAACAATGAAGCCTTACACAATCACAGACAGTTACCCTCTGTAAAGTGCTTTGTCATCCATTATCACATTTAAACCGAGGCATTTATGAAGTAGTCAAGGTTCGTAACAAGAAGTGTTAACGCTTATGGAGTGTTTACTATGTAGCACGCATGGGCCAAGCAGATCCCACGTGACAACTCTTCTCATTCCATCAACAATCCCAGTGTCGTCAGTATCCCCATTTTAAGTGCAGGAAACTGACGCTCCCAGagagaagtaacttgcccacaggGGCACCCAGCTATAAAGGGGCGGGGGGGCACTCCCGACCCCAGCTCTGACTGCCTGTGTAATGATAACTCCTATTTGCTAGGATCTTACCATGTGTACAGCACTTCCAGGTGCTTTACAAACTTTCCCAGCACACCGCCTGGCACATACCAAGGGCT
It encodes the following:
- the LOC132529578 gene encoding mitochondrial ribosome and complex I assembly factor AltMIEF1, with product MAPWSREAVLSLYRALLRQGRELRYTDRDFYFASIRREFRKNQKLEDPEARERQLEKGLVFLHSKLGGII